The proteins below come from a single Alnus glutinosa chromosome 9, dhAlnGlut1.1, whole genome shotgun sequence genomic window:
- the LOC133877804 gene encoding uncharacterized protein LOC133877804, producing MERKEEDEEEIVCLDQSFFINDDYELTTFTFGSQDIQLFCLNSASTDFDLTGQLVWPGAMLLNDYLSKNAKLLQGCSVIELGSGVGITGILCSRFCRDVVLTDHNDEVLKILKKNIELHASPENPNCCAGLVAEKLEWGNSDQINQILNKHSGGFDLVLGADICFQQSSIPLLFDTVKQLLQIRGKGQCKFILAYVSRFKIMDSLVISEGTRLGMQITEVAGTRCVVRNHDGVIFEVTLQEEHEKHSGTQFSQAM from the exons atggaaagaaaagaagaagacgaagaagagaTAGTTTGCTTAGATCAATCTTTCTTCATCAACGACGA TTACGAGCTGACTACATTTACATTTGGGTCTCAAGATATTCAGCTCTTTTGTCTCAATTCTGCTTCCA CCGATTTTGATTTGACCGGACAGTTGGTTTGGCCCGGCGCCATGCTTTTGAATGACTACCTTTCAAAGAATGCCAAGTTGCTACAAGGATGTTCTGTTATAGAATTAGGCTCTGGTGTTG GAATTACTGGGATACTTTGCAGTAGATTTTGTCGTGATGTTGTGTTAACAGACCATAATGATGAAGTGCTAAAG ATATTGAAGAAAAATATAGAGCTGCATGCATCTCCTGAAAATCCAAATTGTTGTGCTG GATTAGTAGCTGAGAAGCTAGAATGGGGAAATTCTGATCAGATCAACCAAATTCTAAATAAGCATTCAGGAGGGTTTGATTTAGTTCTTGGAGCTGACATTT GCTTTCAACAGTCCAGCATTCCTTTGCTTTTTGACACAGTGAAGCAGCTTCTTCAAATAAGGGGGAAAGGACAGTGCAAATTCATACTTGCCTACGTATCCCGATTTAAGAT CATGGATTCATTGGTTATTAGTGAAGGTACTCGGCTTGGGATGCAAATAACTGAAGTAGCTGGGACTCGATGTGTTGTTAGAAATCATGATGGAGTCATCTTTGAGGTCACCCTTCAAGAGGAGCATGAGAAACATTCTGGTACACAATTTTCACAGGCAATGTGA
- the LOC133878089 gene encoding hydroxymethylglutaryl-CoA lyase, mitochondrial, with the protein MSSLEEPLGLDKLPSMSTIDSIQRFSSGACRPRVDDMGMGNCWIDGRTCSSSNSCNEDYEEYSWEAFPWRRHTRDICQGDSLKRRSLSLGRSTLAFGNGCDSRYIPDRQYSSKCNEQDIWEVTNKFLRGIPKFVKIVEVGPRDGLQNEKNIVPTAVKIELIHRLVSSGLSVVEATSFVSPKWVPQLADAKDVMEAVCNLQGARLPVLTPNLKGFEAAVAAGTKEVAVFASASESFSKSNINCSIEESLARYRAVTHAAKKLSIPVRGYVSCVVGCPVEGAISPSKVAYVAKELYDMGCFEISLGDTIGVGTPGTVVPMLETVMAVVPVERLAVHFHDTYGQSLPNILVSLQMGISTVDSSVAGLGGCPYAKGASGNVPTEDVVYMLNGLGVKTNVDLGKLMLAGDFISKHLGRPSGSKTAVALGRVTADASKI; encoded by the exons ATGTCGAGTTTGGAGGAACCACTTGGTTTAGACAAGTTGCCAAGCATGAGTACTATTGATAGCATTCAGAGGTTCTCGTCTGGTGCTTGCCGGCCAAGAGTAGATGATATGGGAATGGGGAACTGCTGGATTGATGGAAGGACTTGCAGTTCATCCAACAGTTGCAA TGAAGATTATGAAGAGTATTCATGGGAGGCATTCCCATGGAGAAGACATACAAGAGACATATGCCAAGGTGATTCCCTCAAGAGAAGGTCTTTGAGCTTAGGCCGAAGTACCTTGGCCTTTGGAAATGGTTGTGATTCACGGTACATTCCAGACCGTCAATACAGCTCTAAGTGCAATGAACAAGACATATGGGAGGTGACAAATAAG TTTTTAAGAGGTATACCGAAATTTGTAAAGATAGTAGAAGTTGGTCCAAGAGATGGGTTACAGAATGAGAAGAATATTGTACCTACTGCTGTAAAGATTGAATTGATTCATAGATTAGTATCTTCTGGATTGTCCGTTGTTGAGGCTACAAGTTTTGTGTCTCCTAAATGGGTTCCTCAG CTGGCAGATGCAAAGGACGTAATGGAAGCAGTTTGTAATTTGCAGGGTGCTAGATTGCCTGTTCTGACACCTAACTTAAAA GGCTTTGAAGCAGCTGTTGCAGCTGGTACTAAGGAAGTTGCAGTTTTTGCATCAGCTTCTGAGTCATTTTCAAAGTCAAACATCAATTGTAGCATTGAAGAGAGTCTCGCTCGTTATCGTGCTGTTACTCATGCTGCTAAAAAGCTCTCAATTCCTGTGCGAGG GTATGTGTCGTGCGTAGTTGGCTGTCCGGTGGAAGGAGCCATTTCTCCTTCAAAAGTCGCATACGTGGCAAAGGAACTGTATGACATGGGTTGCTTTGAAATTTCCCTTGGTGACACAATTGGAGTTGGTACACCAG GGACTGTTGTTCCAATGCTGGAAACTGTAATGGCTGTTGTTCCTGTTGAAAGGCTTGCCGTTCACTTCCATGACACTTACGGACAATCTCTTCCAAACATTCTTGTTTCCCTCCAA ATGGGGATTAGCACAGTGGATTCATCCGTTGCCGGTTTAGGTGGGTGTCCATATGCTAAAGGAGCTTCAGGGAACGTACCCACTGAGGATGTTGTGTACATGCTTAATGGTCTTGGTGTAAAAACAAATGTGGATTTGGGGAAGCTCATGTTGGCTGGGGATTTCATCAGCAAGCATTTGGGTCGCCCGTCTGGTTCAAAGACTGCGGTCGCATTGGGCCGAGTGACAGCTGATGCCTCTAAGATATAA